The Chloroflexus aggregans DSM 9485 genome segment AAGCTGCTACGTATCTAGAATATGCCAACAGAGAATTGGCCCTTATCGGCGCCAACGGTGAACTCCACCGACTGGCTACGCAACTTGGAGAGGTGTAACATGTCACAAGCAGCCGTTGAGCAGATCATTGGTCGGGCCGTCGTTGATCCTGCGTTTCGCGAACAGCTTATCGCTGATGCACGGACTGCGTGCGCAGATTATGATCTGACCGAAGAGGAGTTGGAGGCACTTGAGAAGCTTGATACCGAGAGCTTGCAAGCCTTCGCCGGAAAGCTCGATCCACGCCTGACCAAGAGTGCCGGTCGTGGCTTCTTCTAAAGTAGGTGATGCGGTCGGAGCGTCTTCGGGTGGAACGCAGGTAGTGGGCAGGGCGTTGGCACAAGCAATACGAGCCTCATAGCCTCGGGAACGGTTAGAGGTGCGGGAATGTAGACCATCCTCTCGTGAAACAGGGCGCTGAGGCCTACAATACCCCCACCCGCACTTCAGCATCCTACCCCCGAACGCCATCCACCGTACCGATTGCGACTCATGTATGTCATATCGATCCGAACCAAACGACCATTCCCAGCACATCGCTTTCGGTAGGAACACACTATGCAAGAACGGAGCGCCGATCGTCCTGAGATGACCTTCGTACCTCGCGCGCT includes the following:
- a CDS encoding Franean1_4349 family RiPP, producing the protein MSQAAVEQIIGRAVVDPAFREQLIADARTACADYDLTEEELEALEKLDTESLQAFAGKLDPRLTKSAGRGFF